The proteins below are encoded in one region of Bosea sp. BIWAKO-01:
- a CDS encoding tripartite tricarboxylate transporter substrate binding protein: MDNAYGRLQPWSRSDRAPAQNKIARQGEEMTLMTDATIDRRALLGGLGASLALPGQASFAQGSWPQGRTLKLVVPFPPAGATDVLGRLVADKLGQAWGTNIVVENRPGAGGNIGTDVVAKAEPNGDTFLIVSVGMATNQYLYAKLNYDPAKDLAPITMVALVPNLLVVNKDLPVKDTAELVAYAKANPGKLTYASSGVGTSVHLSGELFQKLTGTKMVHVPYRGTAQATQDLIGGRVDLIFDNITQALPHVRSGSIRGLGITTAKRSASAPEFAPIAEVVPGFDVSSWFALFAPARTPQAVIDKIHADTKAGLADPALRAKMDLLAAEPVGNTPAELGAFLQVEMRKWGDLIREVGVKVE, encoded by the coding sequence ATGGACAACGCCTACGGGAGGTTGCAGCCTTGGTCGCGCAGCGATCGGGCCCCCGCCCAGAACAAGATCGCGCGCCAAGGGGAGGAGATGACGCTGATGACGGACGCCACGATCGACCGCCGCGCGCTGCTTGGAGGGCTTGGTGCAAGCCTGGCCTTGCCCGGTCAGGCGAGCTTCGCACAAGGCTCCTGGCCGCAGGGCCGAACCCTGAAACTCGTCGTGCCCTTCCCGCCAGCGGGTGCGACGGACGTGCTTGGGCGCCTCGTCGCCGACAAGCTGGGTCAGGCATGGGGCACAAATATCGTCGTCGAGAACCGACCCGGTGCCGGTGGCAATATCGGCACCGATGTCGTCGCCAAGGCGGAGCCCAATGGCGACACCTTCCTGATCGTCTCCGTCGGCATGGCGACGAACCAGTATCTCTACGCCAAGCTGAACTACGACCCGGCCAAGGATCTTGCCCCCATCACCATGGTCGCGCTGGTGCCGAACCTGCTGGTCGTCAACAAGGATCTCCCGGTCAAGGACACCGCCGAGCTCGTCGCCTATGCCAAGGCCAATCCCGGCAAGTTGACCTATGCCTCATCCGGCGTCGGGACCTCGGTCCATCTCTCCGGCGAATTGTTCCAGAAACTGACCGGCACCAAGATGGTCCACGTGCCCTATCGCGGAACCGCGCAAGCAACGCAGGACCTGATCGGCGGGCGGGTCGACCTGATCTTCGACAACATCACCCAGGCCCTCCCGCATGTCCGCTCGGGCTCGATCCGCGGCCTCGGCATCACCACGGCAAAGCGCTCGGCATCTGCTCCGGAATTCGCACCGATTGCCGAGGTCGTTCCGGGCTTCGATGTCTCCTCCTGGTTCGCGCTCTTCGCGCCGGCAAGGACACCGCAGGCCGTCATCGACAAGATCCACGCCGACACCAAGGCCGGGCTCGCCGATCCGGCGCTTCGTGCCAAGATGGACCTGCTGGCGGCAGAACCCGTCGGCAACACACCGGCAGAGCTCGGCGCGTTCCTTCAGGTCGAGATGAGGAAATGGGGCGACCTGATCCGAGAAGTCGGCGTCAAGGTCGAGTAA
- a CDS encoding DUF3309 family protein, translating to MSTLVIVLLVILLLGGGGYYGHRSYGNAGLGGVVGAVLMVVLVLWLLGAIGGVPVRV from the coding sequence ATGTCCACTCTTGTCATCGTATTGCTGGTCATCCTGCTGCTTGGCGGCGGCGGGTATTATGGCCATCGCAGCTACGGCAATGCCGGCCTCGGCGGTGTCGTCGGCGCCGTTCTGATGGTCGTGCTGGTGCTTTGGCTACTTGGTGCAATCGGAGGCGTGCCCGTCCGTGTCTGA
- a CDS encoding ornithine cyclodeaminase family protein: MRVIPAAEIDRLLTFPALIDALDGAFRGDIVTPVRHHHEIERPADHATLLLMPAWTGPTAPEAFLGTKVVTVYPSNGSLSLPSVMGTYLLMNGSTGAPLAALDGARLTAWRTAAASALAARKLGHPHGKRMLMVGSGALAPFLIKAHSSVRDFEDIAIWGRRREGSEAVVEALAAEGITVRVSDDLEGDARQADLISCATLSREPIVMGRWLKRDAHLDLVGAFNLSMREADDEALHRARVFIDTEAALKEGGDVAVAIKAGAYEADKVAGTLAQLCRGEVAGANEDGEITLFKSVGTAIEDLAAAMLVWHLANSS; encoded by the coding sequence ATGCGCGTTATCCCAGCGGCGGAGATCGACCGCCTTCTCACCTTCCCCGCCTTGATCGATGCGCTGGACGGAGCCTTTCGCGGCGACATCGTCACGCCTGTGCGCCATCACCACGAGATCGAACGGCCGGCCGATCACGCCACGCTTCTGCTGATGCCGGCCTGGACCGGGCCGACCGCGCCGGAGGCTTTCCTCGGCACCAAGGTCGTCACGGTCTATCCGTCGAACGGCTCGCTGAGCCTGCCGAGCGTGATGGGCACATACTTGCTCATGAACGGTTCGACGGGCGCGCCGCTTGCCGCGCTTGATGGCGCGCGCCTCACGGCCTGGCGGACGGCTGCGGCTTCCGCGCTTGCCGCGCGTAAGCTCGGGCATCCCCATGGCAAGCGCATGCTGATGGTCGGGTCGGGCGCCCTGGCGCCGTTCCTGATCAAGGCGCACAGCTCCGTGCGCGATTTCGAGGATATCGCCATCTGGGGCCGCCGGCGCGAGGGAAGCGAGGCGGTGGTAGAAGCCCTGGCCGCGGAGGGGATCACCGTGCGCGTCAGCGACGACCTGGAGGGCGACGCACGGCAGGCGGACCTGATTTCCTGCGCGACTCTTTCACGAGAGCCCATTGTCATGGGCCGCTGGCTGAAGCGCGACGCCCATCTCGACCTCGTCGGCGCCTTCAATCTGTCGATGCGCGAGGCCGATGACGAGGCACTGCACCGTGCGCGCGTCTTCATCGATACCGAGGCCGCCCTGAAGGAGGGCGGGGACGTTGCGGTCGCGATCAAGGCCGGTGCCTATGAGGCGGACAAGGTCGCCGGCACGCTGGCTCAGCTCTGCCGCGGCGAGGTCGCCGGGGCCAATGAGGATGGCGAGATCACGCTGTTCAAGTCGGTCGGCACCGCGATCGAGGATCTGGCTGCGGCCATGCTGGTCTGGCACCTCGCCAATTCCAGCTGA
- a CDS encoding LapA family protein — MKAFFKALILVPVALAIVLFSIANRAPVRVSLDPFSRDAPTLAFDLPLFAVVLAAIAAGVLIGGLASWIAQGKYRKAARRNRREAEALRSEAQSLRAAVPDSALPALTSRNS; from the coding sequence ATGAAAGCTTTCTTCAAGGCGCTGATCCTTGTGCCGGTCGCCTTGGCGATCGTCCTCTTCTCGATCGCGAACCGGGCTCCTGTGCGCGTCTCGCTCGATCCGTTCAGCCGCGACGCGCCGACGCTGGCCTTTGATCTGCCGCTCTTCGCGGTGGTTCTCGCCGCGATTGCCGCCGGCGTCCTGATCGGCGGCCTCGCCTCTTGGATCGCTCAGGGCAAGTATCGCAAGGCGGCTCGGCGCAATCGTCGCGAGGCCGAGGCTCTGCGCAGCGAGGCGCAGTCATTGCGGGCCGCCGTGCCCGATTCCGCCCTGCCGGCTTTGACCAGCCGCAACAGCTGA
- the ihfB gene encoding integration host factor subunit beta — translation MIKSELVQRIAERNTHLYQRDIENIVTAILDEVVKALGRGDRVELRGFGAFSRKARAARVGRNPRTGDAVEVEEKFVPVFKTGKELRQRLNGKH, via the coding sequence ATGATAAAATCTGAACTCGTTCAACGCATCGCCGAGCGCAACACTCACCTCTACCAGCGCGATATCGAGAACATCGTCACGGCTATCCTCGACGAGGTCGTCAAGGCGCTGGGGCGAGGGGACCGTGTCGAACTGCGCGGCTTTGGTGCATTCTCCCGCAAGGCCCGCGCCGCAAGGGTCGGCCGCAATCCTCGCACCGGTGATGCGGTCGAGGTCGAAGAGAAGTTCGTGCCCGTCTTCAAGACCGGCAAGGAGCTTCGCCAGAGGCTGAACGGCAAGCACTGA
- the sppA gene encoding signal peptide peptidase SppA encodes MSSDADLLADRRNLRRKLTLWRLLAVLGVIAAAVVAGLAWSGNAPGSTSRAHIARVTISGFISGDRRTLDLIKSLEDSRASAVVVRIDSPGGTTSGSEALHIALRSLAAKKPMVAVVDGLAASGGYIAAMGADRIVARQTSLVGSIGVLFQIPNVGRLLDTVGVKVEEIKSSPLKAAPNGFEPTSPEARAALQRVVEDNYDWFKRLVGDRRKLGETEIAVVSDGRVYSGRQAVGLKLVDEIGGEPEAIAWLEREKNVAKDLPVRDWRRRNESSSFGLWSAGEAMARAAGLESLAVILARAADQPVGLRLDAPLALWQPVAEK; translated from the coding sequence ATGTCGTCCGATGCAGACCTGCTCGCCGACCGCCGCAACCTGCGGCGCAAGCTGACGCTCTGGCGCCTGCTCGCCGTACTTGGCGTCATCGCGGCGGCTGTTGTCGCGGGGCTGGCCTGGAGCGGCAACGCACCCGGTTCGACCTCCCGTGCGCATATCGCCCGGGTCACCATTTCGGGTTTCATCTCCGGGGACAGGCGTACGCTCGATCTCATCAAGTCGCTCGAGGACAGTCGGGCGTCCGCCGTCGTGGTTCGGATCGACAGCCCCGGCGGCACCACCAGCGGCTCCGAGGCTTTGCACATCGCGCTGCGCAGTCTGGCGGCCAAGAAGCCGATGGTGGCGGTCGTTGACGGGCTCGCCGCCTCGGGCGGCTATATCGCGGCGATGGGCGCGGACCGCATCGTTGCACGCCAGACCTCGCTCGTCGGCTCGATCGGCGTGCTCTTCCAGATTCCCAATGTCGGCCGGCTGCTCGACACCGTCGGGGTCAAGGTCGAGGAAATCAAATCGAGCCCGCTGAAGGCGGCGCCGAACGGCTTTGAGCCGACCTCGCCTGAGGCGCGCGCCGCTCTGCAACGCGTGGTCGAGGACAATTACGATTGGTTCAAGCGCCTTGTCGGGGATCGCCGCAAGCTCGGAGAGACCGAGATTGCCGTTGTATCCGACGGCCGCGTCTATTCCGGCCGGCAGGCCGTCGGCCTCAAGCTGGTCGACGAGATCGGCGGCGAGCCGGAGGCGATCGCCTGGCTCGAGCGCGAGAAGAATGTCGCGAAGGATTTGCCGGTGCGTGATTGGCGCCGCCGTAACGAGTCGTCCTCGTTTGGCCTATGGAGCGCCGGCGAGGCGATGGCCCGGGCAGCCGGTCTGGAATCCCTGGCCGTGATCCTTGCGCGGGCTGCCGATCAGCCGGTTGGCCTTCGGCTTGACGCGCCCTTGGCGCTCTGGCAGCCTGTCGCCGAAAAGTGA
- a CDS encoding Hsp70 family protein, which produces MNDIAIGIDFGTTNSVVALARPDGSVSTRSFTTKQGAVDAYRSALMFWREGRPPQARVVHVSGPDALDMALGMTTEHRFLQSLKTHLSSRAFQETRLFGKLYRLEDLIGVFLADLSAGLDDLSETPLISGRPVVFAGERPDEELAVKRLSASYAKAGMPKVDFAYEPLGAAYWYARDLKTPQTMLVADFGGGTSDFSVMRFEPGGTGRLEAIPLSHAGVGVAGDTFDYRIIEHAVSPRLGKGSQYRSFEKLLPIPAHYHAAFAQWHRLSLMKSRETMAELKALIRDAVEPGKLEDLLTVIEYDLGYELYRAVSAAKVALSSQDETVLNFRQMDVSIEGTIHRTDFESWIAEDVASIEAALDRALVEAKVESGAIEAVFMTGGTSHVPAVRALFDRRFGSERVHIGDAFRSVASGLALLALDRQRATLDA; this is translated from the coding sequence ATGAACGACATCGCGATCGGCATCGATTTCGGCACCACCAACAGCGTGGTCGCCCTGGCACGGCCGGATGGTTCGGTTTCGACCCGCAGCTTTACGACGAAGCAGGGCGCCGTCGACGCCTACCGCTCGGCGCTGATGTTCTGGCGCGAGGGGCGGCCGCCGCAGGCCCGTGTCGTTCATGTCAGCGGACCTGACGCGCTCGACATGGCGCTGGGCATGACGACCGAGCATCGCTTTCTGCAATCGTTGAAGACGCATCTGTCCAGCCGCGCCTTCCAGGAGACGCGTCTGTTCGGAAAACTGTATCGGCTCGAGGACCTGATCGGCGTCTTCCTCGCCGATCTCAGTGCCGGGCTCGACGATCTTTCGGAGACGCCACTGATCTCGGGGCGCCCCGTGGTCTTCGCCGGCGAGCGTCCGGACGAGGAACTGGCCGTGAAACGCCTGTCGGCCTCCTATGCGAAGGCTGGCATGCCCAAGGTCGATTTCGCCTATGAACCGCTCGGCGCGGCCTATTGGTATGCGCGCGACCTGAAGACGCCCCAGACCATGCTGGTAGCCGATTTCGGCGGCGGCACGAGCGACTTCTCCGTGATGCGCTTCGAGCCTGGCGGGACCGGGCGGCTGGAAGCGATCCCGCTCTCGCATGCCGGTGTCGGCGTCGCCGGTGACACCTTTGACTATCGCATCATCGAACATGCCGTCTCGCCCCGGCTCGGCAAGGGCTCGCAGTATCGTTCCTTCGAGAAGCTGCTGCCGATACCAGCCCATTACCACGCGGCCTTCGCGCAATGGCACCGGCTCTCGCTGATGAAGAGCCGCGAGACCATGGCCGAGCTCAAGGCGCTGATCCGCGACGCGGTCGAGCCCGGCAAGCTCGAGGATCTGCTGACCGTGATCGAATACGATCTTGGCTATGAACTCTATCGCGCCGTCTCAGCAGCCAAGGTTGCGCTGTCGTCGCAGGACGAGACCGTGCTGAACTTCCGCCAGATGGATGTCAGCATCGAGGGGACGATCCACCGGACGGATTTCGAAAGCTGGATTGCCGAGGACGTCGCGTCCATCGAGGCGGCGCTCGATCGTGCCCTCGTCGAAGCCAAGGTCGAATCCGGTGCGATCGAGGCCGTCTTCATGACCGGCGGAACATCGCATGTGCCGGCCGTGCGTGCCCTGTTCGATCGTCGCTTCGGTTCGGAACGTGTTCACATTGGTGATGCCTTCCGGTCTGTCGCAAGCGGCCTTGCCCTGTTGGCGCTCGACCGGCAAAGAGCGACGCTCGACGCCTGA
- a CDS encoding GNAT family N-acetyltransferase: protein MAEITIRLAVPRDAVRLPEIERSAGQIFRAVPELAWIADDAVMSAEAHRASIVAGTSWVALDVAGDVVGFLSAERIDAELHVWELAVRAEHQGRGIGTHLVGAATGHARASGLRALTLTTFRTLAWNERFYTRLGFVTLEGGAVEGRLGAVLEREGILGLPIERRCAMRLDLIASS, encoded by the coding sequence ATGGCCGAAATCACCATACGCCTCGCCGTGCCGCGAGATGCCGTCCGCCTTCCGGAGATCGAGCGTTCTGCCGGCCAGATCTTCCGAGCGGTGCCAGAGCTGGCCTGGATCGCGGACGATGCCGTGATGTCGGCCGAGGCCCATCGTGCCAGCATCGTCGCTGGCACGAGCTGGGTTGCTCTTGACGTGGCAGGCGACGTCGTCGGCTTCCTCAGTGCCGAGCGGATCGACGCCGAATTGCATGTCTGGGAGCTGGCGGTCCGTGCAGAACACCAGGGCAGGGGCATCGGCACTCACTTGGTTGGCGCAGCCACCGGCCATGCCAGGGCGAGCGGGCTGCGGGCCCTCACACTCACCACCTTCCGCACCCTGGCCTGGAATGAACGCTTCTATACTCGGCTCGGCTTCGTGACGCTCGAAGGCGGCGCGGTCGAGGGACGGCTCGGCGCCGTCCTGGAGCGCGAAGGGATACTCGGGCTCCCCATCGAGCGCCGCTGCGCCATGCGCCTCGACCTGATCGCGAGCAGCTGA
- a CDS encoding GFA family protein: MTTRRMAKPTHYTGGCLCGAIRFEAKGPAEKPHTCSCTLCQRHTGALTVAWVEFARDAIAWTGPGGAPSLFRSSDYSSRAFCPACGSSIGAVDDDPVIALLLGSFDKPLSAELMPTSHSYREGRPGWWHLEEPKRDVGAP; this comes from the coding sequence ATGACGACCCGGCGAATGGCCAAGCCGACGCACTATACCGGCGGATGCCTTTGCGGCGCGATCCGCTTCGAGGCCAAGGGCCCCGCCGAGAAGCCGCACACCTGCTCCTGCACCCTATGCCAGCGCCATACGGGAGCACTGACCGTCGCCTGGGTCGAGTTCGCCAGAGACGCAATCGCCTGGACCGGCCCCGGCGGGGCGCCGTCGCTTTTCCGTTCGTCGGACTATTCGAGCCGGGCCTTCTGTCCGGCCTGCGGCAGCAGCATCGGCGCAGTCGATGACGATCCCGTCATTGCGCTGCTCCTCGGCAGTTTCGACAAGCCGCTCTCGGCGGAGCTGATGCCGACCTCTCACAGCTATCGCGAGGGGCGGCCCGGATGGTGGCATCTGGAGGAACCGAAACGGGACGTCGGCGCTCCCTAG
- a CDS encoding LemA family protein yields the protein MGWIVLGLLAAAAIYLVMTYNGLVAMRQRVNQAFADIDVQLKQRHDLIPNLVETVKGYASHERETFDAVVKARNAALSAQGPQAQAAAEQQLSGALGRLLALSEAYPDLKASANFQQLQSELSNVEDKLAAARRFFNNAVGEFNAAIQAFPAVFFAPQMGFTPREFFDVGEQARAQLDVAPTVKF from the coding sequence ATGGGCTGGATCGTTCTCGGGCTCCTTGCGGCCGCCGCCATCTATCTTGTCATGACCTATAACGGGCTCGTTGCGATGCGGCAGCGGGTCAACCAGGCCTTCGCCGATATCGACGTCCAGCTGAAGCAGCGCCACGATCTGATCCCGAACCTTGTCGAGACCGTGAAGGGTTACGCCTCGCATGAGCGCGAGACCTTCGACGCTGTCGTCAAGGCACGCAACGCGGCCCTGTCGGCCCAGGGCCCGCAAGCCCAGGCAGCGGCGGAACAGCAGCTTTCCGGCGCGCTCGGCCGCCTGCTCGCTCTTTCCGAGGCCTATCCCGACCTCAAGGCAAGCGCCAATTTCCAGCAGCTCCAGAGCGAACTCAGCAATGTCGAGGACAAGCTCGCGGCGGCGCGACGCTTCTTCAACAACGCCGTCGGCGAGTTCAACGCTGCGATCCAGGCTTTTCCGGCCGTGTTCTTCGCGCCGCAGATGGGTTTCACCCCGCGGGAATTCTTCGATGTAGGCGAGCAGGCACGCGCGCAGCTCGATGTCGCCCCCACTGTGAAGTTCTGA
- a CDS encoding M48 family metallopeptidase, with translation MPGQAFGLYTHMRNNRIRSGFLIAGLFLLVYLTSYGLILIAYGYGGVARGQSVYSETIHLFWSWFPFITLAATAWVFIGFKINVGLIGAVTGAKGVTREQNPKLYRMLENLCISRGLTVPRLSIVESEALNAFASGVNDKQFTVTVTTGLIQTLTDDEIEAVLAHELTHIRNGDVRMMIIAVVIAGVISFIGEIIFRSVGRVRVSSNDDKKGSGVAILLGVAIIAISWLLAVVIRLSLSRSREYLADAGAVELTKNPDAMISALLKIAGRADIDGVPSGVMDMCFENDPDDFADLFSTHPSITKRVQALVETAGGRMPAMPPHPPRMAERQDLPTMVGTARGPWGARPQD, from the coding sequence ATGCCGGGTCAGGCCTTCGGGCTCTATACCCATATGCGCAACAACCGGATCAGGTCGGGCTTCCTGATCGCCGGCCTGTTCCTGCTGGTCTATCTGACGAGCTACGGCCTGATCCTGATTGCCTATGGCTATGGCGGGGTCGCGCGCGGACAGAGCGTCTATTCAGAGACGATCCACCTGTTCTGGTCCTGGTTTCCGTTCATCACGCTCGCAGCCACGGCCTGGGTCTTCATTGGCTTCAAGATCAATGTCGGGCTGATCGGTGCGGTCACCGGCGCCAAGGGCGTGACGCGGGAGCAGAACCCCAAGCTCTACCGGATGCTGGAGAACCTCTGCATCTCGCGAGGGCTCACCGTGCCCAGGCTCTCGATCGTTGAAAGCGAGGCCCTCAATGCCTTCGCCAGCGGCGTCAACGACAAGCAGTTCACCGTCACGGTCACGACCGGCCTGATCCAGACCCTCACGGATGATGAGATCGAGGCCGTTCTTGCACATGAGCTGACCCATATCCGCAATGGCGACGTCCGGATGATGATCATCGCCGTGGTGATCGCAGGCGTGATCTCGTTCATCGGCGAGATCATCTTCCGCAGCGTCGGGCGCGTGCGGGTCTCGTCCAACGATGACAAGAAGGGCAGCGGCGTCGCCATCCTGCTCGGCGTCGCAATCATCGCAATCTCCTGGCTGCTCGCCGTGGTGATCCGCCTGTCGCTGTCGCGTTCGCGCGAGTATCTGGCCGATGCCGGAGCGGTCGAGCTGACCAAGAATCCGGACGCGATGATCTCCGCTCTGCTCAAGATTGCCGGGCGCGCCGATATCGACGGAGTGCCGTCGGGTGTCATGGACATGTGCTTCGAGAACGACCCCGACGATTTCGCCGACCTGTTCTCGACACATCCCTCGATCACCAAACGCGTGCAGGCGCTCGTCGAGACGGCAGGGGGCCGGATGCCGGCGATGCCTCCGCATCCGCCCAGAATGGCAGAGCGTCAGGATCTGCCGACCATGGTCGGGACGGCGCGCGGTCCGTGGGGCGCCAGGCCGCAGGACTGA
- a CDS encoding 2-hydroxychromene-2-carboxylate isomerase produces the protein MPNRPVLDFWYEFASPYSFLSALRAEAVADEAGVALRWRPFLLGPIFAGQGWTTSPFNLFPNKGRYMWRDLERQTARAGIKLVRPNPFPQNSLVAARVALAGREAGWMPAFSKALFRAAFCEGRNIAEEAVLVAALKEAGADPGSAFSASRSEEVKGRLKAETELAKSLGIFGAPAFVTGDGELFWGDDRLGEALRWARDGR, from the coding sequence ATGCCGAATCGTCCCGTCCTCGACTTCTGGTACGAGTTCGCGTCACCCTATTCCTTTCTGAGTGCCTTGCGGGCTGAAGCCGTGGCAGACGAAGCGGGAGTGGCGCTGCGTTGGCGGCCCTTCCTGCTGGGGCCGATCTTTGCCGGCCAGGGCTGGACGACGTCACCTTTCAACCTGTTCCCGAACAAGGGCCGCTATATGTGGCGCGATCTCGAGCGCCAGACCGCCCGTGCCGGCATCAAGCTTGTCCGGCCCAACCCGTTTCCACAGAATTCCCTCGTCGCGGCGCGCGTCGCGCTCGCAGGGCGCGAGGCAGGCTGGATGCCCGCCTTTTCGAAGGCGCTGTTCAGGGCGGCGTTCTGCGAGGGACGAAACATTGCCGAGGAAGCCGTATTGGTCGCGGCACTGAAGGAGGCTGGCGCGGATCCCGGCTCCGCGTTCTCGGCTTCGCGCAGCGAAGAGGTCAAGGGCAGGCTGAAGGCCGAGACCGAACTCGCGAAATCGCTCGGGATCTTCGGCGCGCCGGCCTTCGTCACTGGCGATGGCGAATTGTTCTGGGGAGATGACCGGCTGGGCGAGGCCCTCCGCTGGGCCCGGGATGGGCGTTAG
- a CDS encoding argininosuccinate synthase gives MSDKRVKKVVLAYSGGLDTSIILKWLQTTYECEVVTFTADLGQGEELEPARQKALLLGIKPENIHIEDLREEFVRDYVFPMFRANAAYEGVYLLGTSIARPLIGKKLIEIAERVGADAISHGATGKGNDQVRFELTAYALKPDVVVIAPWREWDLRSREQLIAFAEQHQIPIAKDKRGEAPFSVDANLLHASSEGKVLEDPAQEVPDYVYSRTISPEDAPDKPTYITIDFAKGDAVAIDGVSLSPATLLAKLNDLGRDNGIGRLDLVENRFVGMKSRGMYETPGGTILHAAHRAIESITLDRGAAHLKDEIMPKYAELIYNGFWFSPEREMLQALIDKSQEFVAGQVRLKLYKGGVHVVGRSSPYSLYDQDLVTFEEGAVAYDHRDAAGFIRLNALRLRTLGQRKKKLGL, from the coding sequence ATGTCCGACAAGCGCGTGAAGAAGGTCGTGCTCGCCTATTCCGGCGGCCTTGACACCTCGATCATCCTGAAATGGCTGCAAACCACCTATGAGTGCGAGGTGGTGACCTTCACCGCCGATCTCGGCCAGGGCGAGGAGCTGGAGCCCGCTCGCCAGAAGGCGCTGCTGCTCGGCATCAAGCCCGAGAACATCCATATCGAGGACCTGCGCGAGGAATTCGTCCGCGACTACGTCTTCCCGATGTTCCGGGCCAATGCCGCCTATGAAGGCGTCTACCTGCTCGGGACATCGATCGCTCGCCCGCTGATCGGCAAGAAGCTGATCGAGATCGCCGAGAGGGTCGGCGCCGACGCCATCTCCCATGGCGCGACCGGCAAGGGCAACGACCAGGTCCGCTTCGAACTCACCGCCTATGCGTTGAAGCCCGATGTCGTTGTGATCGCGCCCTGGCGCGAATGGGACCTGCGTTCGCGCGAGCAGCTCATCGCCTTCGCCGAACAGCACCAGATCCCGATCGCCAAGGACAAGCGCGGCGAGGCCCCCTTCTCGGTCGACGCCAACCTGCTGCACGCCTCCTCGGAAGGAAAGGTGCTGGAGGACCCGGCGCAGGAAGTGCCGGATTACGTCTACTCGCGCACGATCTCGCCTGAGGACGCGCCGGACAAGCCGACCTATATCACCATCGACTTCGCCAAGGGTGATGCGGTCGCCATCGACGGCGTCTCGCTTTCGCCCGCCACGCTCCTGGCGAAATTGAACGATCTCGGCCGCGACAACGGCATCGGCCGCCTGGACCTCGTCGAGAACCGCTTCGTCGGCATGAAGTCGCGCGGCATGTACGAGACGCCCGGCGGCACGATCCTGCACGCGGCGCACCGGGCGATCGAGTCGATCACGCTCGACCGTGGCGCGGCCCATCTCAAGGACGAGATCATGCCGAAATATGCGGAGCTGATCTATAACGGCTTCTGGTTCTCGCCCGAGCGCGAGATGCTGCAGGCGCTGATCGACAAGAGCCAGGAATTCGTCGCCGGCCAGGTTCGCCTGAAGCTGTACAAGGGCGGCGTCCACGTTGTCGGCCGCTCCAGCCCCTATTCGCTCTACGACCAGGATCTGGTGACCTTCGAGGAAGGCGCAGTCGCCTATGACCACCGCGACGCGGCGGGCTTCATCCGCCTGAACGCGCTACGCCTGCGGACACTCGGCCAGCGCAAGAAGAAGCTCGGTCTCTGA